Proteins encoded in a region of the Elusimicrobiota bacterium genome:
- the murD gene encoding UDP-N-acetylmuramoylalanine--D-glutamate ligase — MKKQQVVVVGAAKSGIAAAQLLLRHGAKVTLVDEKPLAQIKPVPKNLGRFFKFKAGVRKFFNSRLDLIVVSPGVPWNHSELNRARKRGISVWPELELGWRLSCPKITIAVTGTNGKTTTTALIGHILRQAGFPTVVGGNIGTPLSALVNKITPSTYLVLEVSSYQLEGHRTFHPNIAVFLNLTPDHLKRHGTMSRYAAAKGKLFQLMRGPDVAVLNKSDRWCRELAKSIRAQKRFFPNPSDRRLAKNLKLPGRHNLENAMAAVGACRALGISDSIIQSGLSSFRGVPHRIEFVRELKGVRYFNDSKATNVDSTKVALNSFKEKIVLILGGEHKGSSYRPLIPLIKKNVRAIITIGEAAPLIEKELRRVVPLYSSGNINSAVRLSQGLALKGMVVLLSPACASFDQFRNYEHRGDVFIRCVRQLR, encoded by the coding sequence ATGAAAAAACAACAAGTGGTCGTTGTGGGCGCCGCCAAATCTGGTATCGCGGCGGCTCAACTTCTCCTCCGGCATGGCGCCAAAGTCACTTTGGTTGATGAAAAACCACTGGCGCAGATAAAACCCGTTCCCAAAAACCTTGGCCGTTTTTTTAAGTTCAAGGCGGGGGTCCGAAAATTTTTCAATTCCCGCTTAGATTTAATCGTGGTAAGCCCTGGAGTTCCATGGAATCACTCGGAGCTCAATCGCGCCAGAAAAAGAGGAATTTCAGTATGGCCTGAACTTGAATTGGGATGGCGATTGTCTTGTCCCAAGATCACCATAGCTGTCACAGGCACCAATGGGAAGACCACCACCACCGCTTTGATCGGACATATTCTCAGACAAGCTGGGTTTCCGACTGTGGTGGGAGGGAATATCGGAACCCCGTTGAGCGCTTTAGTAAACAAAATTACCCCATCGACCTACCTTGTGCTTGAAGTTTCAAGTTATCAATTGGAAGGACATCGTACGTTTCATCCCAATATCGCAGTTTTTTTAAATCTTACTCCCGATCATCTCAAACGGCACGGAACCATGTCACGTTATGCTGCGGCAAAGGGAAAATTGTTCCAATTGATGCGAGGGCCCGATGTCGCCGTTTTAAATAAATCGGACCGATGGTGTCGGGAATTGGCGAAATCAATTCGCGCACAGAAAAGATTCTTCCCCAATCCCAGTGATCGAAGGCTGGCCAAGAACCTCAAATTGCCGGGTCGTCACAACTTAGAAAATGCCATGGCCGCCGTGGGGGCTTGCCGCGCGCTGGGAATTTCTGACTCAATTATTCAATCCGGTTTGTCTTCGTTTAGAGGGGTTCCACACCGAATTGAATTTGTTCGGGAATTAAAAGGGGTGCGGTATTTTAATGACTCTAAGGCCACCAACGTTGACTCAACCAAGGTGGCGTTAAATTCATTTAAAGAAAAAATTGTTTTGATTTTGGGGGGGGAACACAAAGGGTCTTCCTATCGCCCTCTCATTCCCCTTATTAAAAAAAATGTGCGTGCCATCATCACGATCGGCGAGGCCGCTCCCTTGATAGAAAAAGAATTAAGAAGGGTGGTTCCCTTGTATTCTTCCGGAAATATTAACAGCGCGGTTCGATTAAGCCAGGGTCTCGCGTTAAAAGGAATGGTGGTTCTTTTGTCCCCTGCCTGTGCCTCGTTTGATCAGTTCCGGAATTATGAGCACCGCGGTGATGTTTTTATTCGTTGTGTGAGGCAACTGCGGTGA
- the mraY gene encoding Phospho-N-acetylmuramoyl-pentapeptide-transferase has translation MLYALAQFREIWFPVNVFQYITFRSGGAFLTSLLIMLVFGQKFIDLVKRWEVTQTIREYGPQTHLKKAGTPTMGGLLILMALVISTLLWARLNNRFIVITLLSAVYLGALGFLDDYKKMILKHPSKGLSQTGKIFFQMLWAVVITGYFYLYPSHDKYSTVVQVPYLKYVFVNLESFIILFGIVVVVGASNAVNLTDGLDGLACGTLLISALAYGIFAYLAGHAKLSSYLRLIPVAGAGELSIYLAAMAGACLGFLWFNGYPAAIFMGDTGSLFLGGTIGLVALAIKQELLLIIVGGIFVAEAASVLLQIGSIKIFKRRIFKMSPLHHHFEMLGWPETKVTLRFWIVAVVLALIAMTSLKLR, from the coding sequence ATGTTATACGCTTTGGCTCAATTCAGGGAAATATGGTTCCCTGTGAATGTATTCCAATATATTACCTTTCGTTCGGGAGGAGCCTTTCTTACCTCTCTGCTCATCATGCTCGTGTTTGGCCAAAAATTTATTGATTTGGTGAAACGCTGGGAGGTCACCCAAACCATTCGAGAGTATGGTCCTCAAACCCATTTAAAAAAAGCCGGCACACCCACCATGGGGGGCCTTTTAATTCTGATGGCGTTGGTCATCTCAACACTGTTATGGGCTCGTCTCAACAATCGATTTATTGTGATAACTCTCTTGTCCGCGGTCTATTTGGGGGCGTTGGGTTTTTTGGATGACTATAAAAAAATGATTCTCAAACATCCTTCCAAAGGGCTTTCCCAAACCGGGAAGATTTTTTTTCAAATGCTATGGGCGGTGGTGATCACGGGTTATTTCTATTTATATCCATCGCATGATAAATACTCGACGGTTGTCCAGGTTCCCTATTTAAAATATGTTTTTGTAAACCTTGAATCATTCATTATTTTGTTCGGTATCGTCGTGGTGGTTGGAGCTTCGAATGCGGTTAATTTAACGGATGGGTTGGATGGTTTGGCTTGCGGAACACTTCTCATCAGCGCGTTGGCTTATGGAATTTTTGCCTACTTGGCGGGACATGCGAAACTCTCCTCTTATTTGAGATTGATTCCAGTGGCGGGCGCTGGAGAACTCAGTATTTACCTGGCCGCCATGGCGGGGGCGTGTTTGGGTTTTTTGTGGTTTAATGGATATCCAGCGGCAATTTTTATGGGAGACACTGGATCCCTTTTTTTAGGTGGAACCATTGGACTCGTGGCGTTGGCGATAAAACAAGAATTGTTGTTGATCATTGTTGGGGGCATTTTTGTTGCGGAGGCGGCGTCAGTGTTACTTCAAATCGGTTCAATAAAAATTTTTAAGCGGCGCATTTTTAAAATGTCGCCGCTTCATCATCACTTTGAAATGTTGGGTTGGCCGGAAACCAAAGTCACTTTGCGATTTTGGATTGTCGCTGTCGTGTTGGCCCTCATTGCCATGACCTCTCTAAAGTTGCGATGA
- the ftsW_1 gene encoding putative peptidoglycan glycosyltransferase FtsW, producing MRSPYPDKGLVLSVFGLLVFGWVMIYSSSALFAENRYGDQFYFIKKQLLWSLVGAVAFLLAANVHLSFLQSKVKPIYLVTVCLLVLVLIIGPKISGARRWIHLPGMNFQPSEAAKLVMVLLVADYMDRRQSRLKDFKRGVMPLLLMVSVMVGLILVEPDLGTPVLMMGVLFSLLMLGGARWSHFFVLGLASLPVLVIGILKVQYRLERFFAYLNPWEDAKGKGYQLIQSLTAMGSGGFFGKGLGNSRLKISNLPECHTDFIFSVLGEELGLLGTMLCAGLFLFLCMRSLKIAKQAPDVFSRMVAAGIGLTIGYQAIINMGVASGLLPTKGMPLPFISFGGSSLVIMLFSVGLLANVSRQASFPIEKRRS from the coding sequence ATGCGAAGCCCCTATCCCGACAAAGGACTTGTCTTGTCAGTTTTTGGTTTGTTGGTGTTTGGATGGGTTATGATTTATTCCTCAAGTGCTTTGTTCGCTGAAAACCGATATGGGGATCAGTTCTATTTCATAAAAAAACAATTGCTCTGGTCTTTGGTGGGAGCGGTGGCTTTTTTATTAGCTGCCAATGTTCATCTTTCCTTTCTTCAGTCCAAGGTCAAACCCATTTATCTGGTTACTGTGTGTTTGTTGGTGTTGGTCCTTATCATTGGCCCCAAAATATCAGGGGCGCGGCGATGGATTCATTTGCCAGGAATGAACTTTCAACCTTCGGAAGCGGCGAAACTCGTGATGGTTTTATTGGTGGCGGATTATATGGACCGACGACAAAGCCGGTTAAAAGATTTTAAGCGTGGAGTGATGCCTTTATTGTTGATGGTAAGCGTTATGGTGGGGTTGATACTCGTGGAACCCGACTTGGGGACTCCCGTTCTTATGATGGGCGTTTTGTTCTCTTTGCTCATGTTGGGCGGTGCTAGATGGAGTCATTTTTTTGTCTTGGGTTTAGCCTCTCTGCCTGTGTTGGTTATCGGAATTCTTAAAGTTCAATACCGATTGGAAAGGTTTTTCGCCTATTTAAACCCATGGGAAGACGCCAAAGGAAAAGGCTATCAATTGATACAGTCATTGACAGCCATGGGATCAGGGGGATTCTTTGGCAAGGGGCTGGGGAATTCACGCTTGAAAATTTCAAATCTTCCTGAATGTCACACGGATTTTATCTTTTCTGTTTTGGGCGAAGAGTTGGGGCTTTTGGGGACGATGCTTTGTGCGGGTCTCTTTTTGTTTCTGTGTATGAGAAGTCTAAAAATTGCGAAGCAGGCGCCCGATGTTTTCTCTCGAATGGTGGCGGCCGGAATCGGATTAACCATTGGATATCAAGCCATTATTAATATGGGCGTGGCCTCTGGACTGTTGCCGACCAAAGGGATGCCGCTACCTTTTATTTCATTTGGAGGGTCTTCGTTGGTCATCATGCTTTTTTCGGTGGGACTTTTGGCCAATGTTTCTCGTCAAGCGTCATTTCCGATTGAGAAGAGGCGTTCATGA
- the pilT_1 gene encoding Twitching mobility protein: MEYKRLIELMLRDGISDILFKPGSCPLIRVNGQLVQTNLEPLTAAQTEEISKSLLSPEQQKAFSERNELDVACTVDGVSRFRVNLYRQKGTVAVALRTIPLTLKSFEDLHLPAQTLKKLVSQGRGLILFAGVTGAGKTTTMNALINYLNANYTYNIITVEDPIEYIHTDIKSSVSQREVGHDTSSFKAALKNVLRQSPDVIAIGEMRDVETMAAAISAAESGHLVISTIHTIDAVHGVNRIVDAFPPHEQNSIRQQVAGVITGIVAQRLVRSTDGSHRYPATEILIGTTFIKRLLAEGRTEEMIRLLSQDTYYGMHTFDQDLEHLHAQNLITTQEALNHATNLEDLALKLRGVDRGVWSGKEGSEPPPAPAAPPADGSPMIINLPREAPRPK; this comes from the coding sequence ATGGAATATAAGCGATTAATTGAGCTGATGTTGAGGGACGGAATATCCGACATTCTTTTTAAGCCTGGATCCTGCCCGCTGATCCGTGTTAACGGCCAATTGGTCCAAACCAATCTCGAACCTCTCACCGCTGCGCAAACAGAAGAAATATCAAAGAGTTTACTCTCTCCAGAACAACAAAAAGCCTTTTCCGAACGAAATGAATTGGACGTCGCCTGCACTGTCGATGGAGTTAGTCGGTTTCGGGTTAATCTCTACAGACAAAAGGGAACGGTTGCCGTGGCACTTCGAACCATTCCGCTCACTCTTAAATCCTTTGAAGATTTGCATCTTCCCGCGCAAACTCTCAAAAAACTCGTCTCCCAAGGACGAGGACTGATCTTGTTCGCCGGCGTCACCGGCGCAGGCAAAACAACGACGATGAATGCTTTAATCAATTACCTGAACGCGAACTACACCTATAACATCATTACCGTTGAAGATCCTATCGAATATATACACACCGACATCAAATCTTCCGTTTCCCAACGGGAAGTGGGTCATGACACGAGTTCTTTCAAAGCCGCGCTGAAAAATGTTCTTCGTCAAAGCCCTGATGTCATCGCCATTGGCGAAATGAGAGATGTGGAGACCATGGCGGCCGCCATTTCAGCAGCCGAATCAGGTCATCTGGTGATATCAACCATTCACACCATAGATGCGGTTCATGGGGTCAACCGCATTGTCGATGCCTTCCCCCCTCATGAACAAAATTCTATTCGTCAACAGGTGGCAGGCGTGATCACCGGAATTGTGGCCCAAAGACTGGTCCGTTCTACTGACGGCAGTCACCGCTATCCGGCCACAGAAATATTGATAGGAACCACTTTTATAAAAAGACTATTGGCAGAAGGACGAACTGAAGAAATGATTCGACTGCTCTCCCAAGACACTTATTATGGCATGCACACCTTTGATCAGGATTTGGAACATCTCCACGCCCAAAACCTCATCACCACTCAAGAAGCTTTGAACCATGCCACAAATCTTGAAGATCTGGCCCTCAAACTACGAGGGGTCGATCGGGGGGTTTGGAGTGGAAAAGAGGGAAGTGAACCGCCTCCGGCCCCGGCGGCCCCTCCCGCCGATGGTTCCCCCATGATCATTAATCTCCCCCGCGAAGCTCCTCGACCCAAATAA
- the murF gene encoding UDP-N-acetylmuramoyl-tripeptide--D-alanyl-D-alanine ligase, producing the protein MNKSIKEITTLLQGQLILGNPKTMVTDVSIDSRHIVPGCLFFAFKGEHADGHHFAVSASLQGAAGLVVSHLDWFKSDLPLEAAIIRVNDTFESLRHLGRSFRNEFKGPVVGITGSNGKTTTKQMTSSILASLGPGLSTPGNYNSQIGLPLVLSKLSPDHKWMVLEMGASAPGNIATLAEVAHPSLGIITTIGPSHLETFGSVERIAETKWELMDSLPSDGCAIVPWGNPHLEPLVRRFRKKLVFFGDASSCPVRSSSVEAGEKVRFMLHIGSQSAPVTLPIPGRHNVMNALAAAAAGWTLGCSLESIVQGLERFEPPQMRMQVMKHPSGAVFINDAYNANPSSMLVAIRSLVESYPKKKRILVLGPMLELGSDSEKYHFHLGSELAHFSMDHVILVGQEAQFILEGAISSAAPKQKFSTFSTTQEVVPALKKYLTPEHVVLLKASRGIKLENILDGLEIKQVQTQVKVV; encoded by the coding sequence ATGAACAAGTCCATTAAAGAAATCACAACTCTTCTTCAAGGTCAATTGATTTTGGGAAATCCAAAAACCATGGTAACTGATGTGTCGATTGACTCAAGGCATATTGTCCCTGGATGTTTGTTTTTTGCGTTTAAAGGCGAACATGCCGATGGTCATCATTTCGCTGTGTCGGCCAGCCTACAGGGGGCCGCTGGTCTGGTGGTTTCTCATTTGGATTGGTTTAAAAGTGATCTGCCCTTGGAGGCCGCCATTATTCGAGTGAATGACACCTTTGAATCTCTCCGACATTTGGGGCGGTCGTTTCGCAATGAATTCAAAGGACCCGTGGTGGGGATAACGGGTTCGAATGGGAAAACAACCACGAAACAAATGACTTCCAGCATATTGGCGTCTTTGGGCCCGGGATTATCAACCCCCGGTAATTACAACAGTCAAATTGGATTGCCGCTTGTTCTTTCAAAATTATCTCCCGATCACAAATGGATGGTTTTAGAGATGGGTGCCTCGGCTCCCGGCAATATCGCCACATTGGCCGAAGTGGCCCATCCTTCCCTTGGAATCATCACGACCATTGGACCTTCTCATTTGGAAACTTTTGGATCCGTTGAACGTATCGCTGAAACGAAATGGGAATTAATGGATTCTCTTCCCAGTGATGGATGCGCTATCGTTCCTTGGGGGAATCCTCACCTTGAACCATTGGTTCGTCGGTTCAGAAAAAAATTGGTTTTTTTTGGAGACGCTTCATCTTGTCCTGTTCGATCTTCTTCTGTTGAAGCTGGTGAAAAAGTTCGATTTATGTTGCACATCGGTTCGCAAAGCGCCCCCGTCACTTTGCCGATTCCTGGGCGGCACAATGTAATGAACGCGTTGGCCGCGGCAGCGGCAGGCTGGACGTTGGGTTGTTCCTTGGAGTCCATCGTGCAGGGGCTGGAGAGATTCGAACCACCCCAAATGAGAATGCAAGTCATGAAACACCCTTCCGGCGCGGTGTTTATCAACGATGCCTATAATGCCAACCCGTCTTCCATGTTGGTGGCCATACGTTCGCTGGTCGAGTCTTATCCAAAGAAAAAACGCATTTTGGTTTTGGGACCCATGTTGGAGTTGGGATCAGATTCCGAAAAATATCATTTTCACCTGGGATCGGAATTGGCGCATTTTTCCATGGACCATGTGATATTGGTTGGACAAGAAGCGCAATTCATATTGGAGGGAGCCATTTCATCGGCCGCGCCTAAACAGAAATTCTCAACCTTTTCGACAACTCAAGAAGTGGTTCCGGCCCTAAAGAAATATTTGACCCCTGAACATGTCGTTTTATTGAAGGCTTCTCGCGGAATAAAACTGGAAAACATTCTGGATGGATTGGAAATTAAGCAAGTTCAGACGCAAGTGAAGGTGGTTTGA
- the uvrB_1 gene encoding UvrABC system protein B encodes MNNFEVISQFQPAGDQVAAIKEMTSALSQGKRHNTLLGVTGSGKTFTMANVIANLGRPTLVMSPNKILAAQLYSEFKAFFPKNAVEYFISYYDYYQPEAYVPTSDTFIEKDASINEHIDRLRLKATSSLMERRDVIIVASVSCIYGLGSPSEYKRLGVIIEKGKSKSSRQLLDELIAIHYVRNELEFTPGKFRVRGDTVEIFPAYLDTALRIEFFGDEVERIREIHALTGSPICEKDCAYIYPAKHFVTTRPTIEKALKEIEKELKEQLAYFHSKKKLLEAQRLEQRTRYDMEMLRELGFCSGIENYSRPLSGRAPGERPDCLLDYFPEDFLVVIDESHVTLPQIRGMYEGDRSRKQTLVDFGFRLPCALDNRPLKFHEFESMVPQAVYVSATPGPYELEHCKGEVVEQVIRPTGLVDPEVTIHPTKGQIPDLMRRIKEHVAKKFRVLITTLTKKMAEDLTDYLNDQGLRVRYMHSDIDALERIEIIQKLRKAEFDVLVGINLLREGLDLPEVSLVAVMDADKEGFLRSETTLIQVCGRAARNLNGEVVLYADSITGSMRRALDEMDRRRKKQLAYNIQYKISPRSVVKAVQDLEEFQVKAKEQSVKTAYSSSMIPITDKKSLGRAIKELEVQMKAAAEVLDFELAALFRDRINEIRKMEVKG; translated from the coding sequence ATGAATAACTTTGAAGTCATATCACAATTCCAGCCTGCGGGTGATCAAGTCGCAGCGATCAAGGAAATGACGTCTGCCTTAAGCCAGGGCAAACGCCATAACACGCTTCTCGGGGTAACGGGATCGGGGAAAACTTTCACCATGGCCAATGTGATCGCCAATCTTGGGCGGCCTACATTGGTGATGTCACCCAATAAAATATTGGCCGCTCAACTTTACTCGGAGTTTAAGGCCTTCTTTCCAAAAAATGCCGTTGAGTACTTCATTTCTTATTACGATTATTATCAACCCGAAGCCTATGTTCCAACCTCGGACACTTTCATTGAAAAAGACGCCAGTATCAATGAACACATTGATCGACTTAGATTAAAAGCCACATCGAGCCTGATGGAAAGACGGGATGTCATTATCGTGGCCAGCGTTTCCTGTATATATGGTTTGGGTTCGCCGTCTGAATACAAACGCTTGGGGGTTATTATCGAGAAAGGGAAGTCCAAATCCAGTCGACAACTTTTGGACGAACTCATTGCCATCCACTATGTCAGAAATGAATTGGAATTTACTCCAGGGAAATTTCGGGTGCGTGGGGATACGGTTGAAATATTTCCGGCCTATTTGGACACGGCCCTCCGGATCGAATTTTTTGGTGATGAAGTAGAGCGGATCAGGGAAATTCACGCATTGACAGGAAGTCCGATTTGTGAAAAAGATTGCGCCTATATCTATCCCGCTAAACACTTCGTTACCACTCGGCCCACCATTGAAAAAGCCTTAAAGGAAATAGAAAAAGAACTCAAGGAACAGTTGGCTTATTTTCATTCCAAAAAGAAATTGTTAGAGGCACAACGCCTTGAACAAAGGACCCGCTATGACATGGAGATGCTCAGAGAGTTGGGATTCTGTTCGGGAATAGAAAATTATTCTAGGCCTTTGTCGGGACGCGCTCCTGGGGAGAGGCCCGATTGTTTGTTGGATTATTTCCCGGAAGATTTTCTTGTGGTCATCGATGAGTCTCATGTCACTCTCCCTCAAATTCGAGGCATGTATGAGGGGGACCGCTCGAGAAAACAGACGCTGGTTGATTTCGGGTTTCGCTTGCCTTGCGCATTGGACAATCGACCCCTTAAATTCCACGAGTTTGAATCAATGGTGCCTCAGGCCGTTTATGTGTCGGCCACCCCCGGGCCGTATGAATTGGAGCATTGCAAAGGAGAGGTGGTTGAACAGGTCATTCGGCCAACAGGATTGGTTGATCCTGAGGTAACCATTCACCCCACGAAAGGGCAGATTCCTGACTTAATGCGCCGAATCAAAGAACATGTGGCCAAGAAATTTCGTGTTTTGATAACAACCCTCACCAAAAAAATGGCTGAGGATTTGACTGATTATTTGAATGATCAAGGATTACGCGTTCGATATATGCATTCAGATATTGATGCTCTGGAACGTATTGAAATTATTCAGAAACTTAGAAAAGCCGAGTTCGATGTGTTGGTCGGGATTAATTTACTCCGAGAAGGGTTGGATTTGCCGGAGGTGTCATTGGTGGCGGTTATGGATGCTGACAAGGAAGGGTTTTTGCGATCGGAAACAACGCTTATTCAAGTCTGTGGCAGGGCGGCTCGTAACTTGAATGGGGAAGTGGTTCTTTATGCAGACAGCATCACAGGTTCGATGCGAAGGGCTTTGGATGAAATGGATCGACGGCGAAAAAAACAATTGGCCTATAACATTCAATATAAAATTTCTCCTCGGTCGGTGGTCAAAGCGGTTCAGGATTTAGAGGAATTCCAGGTAAAAGCCAAAGAACAGAGCGTGAAAACTGCCTATTCTAGTTCCATGATTCCCATCACTGATAAAAAAAGTTTGGGAAGGGCCATCAAAGAATTGGAGGTTCAAATGAAGGCTGCGGCCGAGGTATTGGATTTTGAGTTGGCGGCGCTATTTCGTGATCGAATCAACGAAATAAGAAAAATGGAAGTTAAGGGGTAA
- the murG gene encoding UDP-N-acetylglucosamine--N-acetylmuramyl-(pentapeptide) pyrophosphoryl-undecaprenol N-acetylglucosamine transferase: MKILIAAGGTGGHFYPGLAVARELLLRQDSVFFIIKKGDYVRPLLDRENIPYFAISAGGFKRSLHPANILVVLKLIFGFFESLRLLIKIKPNRLLVMGGYLSVPPALAARCLKIPVFLHEQNAIPGLANRCLSWLAAKVAVSFPSSKDVFGKKAVVTGNPIRKEFLSLPNPSDARKRWGLVPGNLTFLVFGGSLGAHRVNQLVIESLEKLTSFVDQFQFIHITGPSDVAWAQSHYKSNGFHAYVDSYCHDMPSAYAASDFVIARAGASTVSEIMVVKKPALFIPYPLATGGHQTANARYLADQGLAVIYEQKNLAGGEFVGILKNLMEFPAQWQSWWGKNPQMEINPAKSASMIADLVRESVA; the protein is encoded by the coding sequence ATGAAAATTCTGATCGCTGCCGGAGGGACTGGAGGGCATTTTTATCCGGGATTGGCGGTGGCGCGAGAATTGTTGCTTCGACAAGATTCTGTGTTCTTTATTATTAAGAAGGGAGATTATGTTCGTCCTCTTCTTGATCGAGAAAATATTCCCTATTTCGCTATATCCGCTGGTGGATTTAAAAGGAGTCTTCATCCCGCCAATATTTTGGTGGTGCTTAAATTGATTTTTGGATTTTTCGAGTCTCTTCGCTTGCTCATTAAAATAAAACCGAACCGTTTGTTGGTGATGGGGGGGTATCTGTCCGTTCCCCCAGCGCTGGCGGCGAGATGTTTAAAAATCCCTGTCTTTCTACATGAACAAAATGCGATTCCTGGATTGGCCAATCGATGTTTGAGTTGGTTGGCTGCGAAAGTCGCGGTAAGTTTTCCATCTAGTAAAGATGTGTTTGGGAAAAAAGCGGTTGTAACCGGTAACCCGATTCGAAAAGAGTTTTTGTCTTTGCCAAATCCATCTGACGCTCGCAAACGTTGGGGGTTGGTTCCTGGGAATCTAACTTTTCTCGTGTTCGGTGGGAGTTTGGGCGCTCACCGAGTCAATCAATTGGTAATCGAGTCGCTGGAAAAATTAACTTCATTTGTAGATCAATTTCAATTCATTCATATCACGGGTCCCTCGGATGTGGCTTGGGCGCAGTCTCATTATAAAAGCAATGGTTTCCATGCCTATGTTGATTCTTATTGTCATGATATGCCTTCAGCCTATGCGGCGAGTGATTTTGTGATCGCGCGGGCTGGAGCTTCCACCGTGTCTGAAATAATGGTGGTCAAAAAACCAGCCCTTTTTATTCCATATCCATTGGCGACAGGAGGACATCAAACGGCCAATGCTCGCTATTTGGCCGATCAAGGATTGGCGGTGATTTATGAACAAAAAAATCTTGCGGGAGGTGAATTCGTTGGAATTTTGAAGAATCTGATGGAGTTTCCTGCTCAATGGCAATCTTGGTGGGGGAAAAACCCTCAGATGGAGATTAACCCCGCCAAGTCAGCGTCAATGATAGCCGACCTCGTTCGCGAAAGTGTTGCTTAA
- the lytC gene encoding N-acetylmuramoyl-L-alanine amidase LytC — MKPASFRNTIFSILLGTLTPNLLHADSPLLGRIIAIDPGHGTLDFQGHIINSGKSTSNSRFSEHYITYQIAQKLGKLIENAGGQVVYTRNAQDYWRFGSSTTEDNKSRALLANVLKADAYISIHCDWNPKRKMRGVTTYYKTEQSRKLAENVQKKLVGNLKAFNRKTKKDSYTVLDVATMPAILVESGFLSNPSEAKKLITANYQKKVAEAIHQGLSNTFANEVGYH, encoded by the coding sequence GTGAAACCCGCATCCTTCAGAAACACCATTTTCTCGATTCTATTGGGAACACTAACACCCAACCTTCTTCATGCGGACTCTCCTCTCTTGGGGCGAATTATTGCCATCGACCCAGGCCATGGGACACTTGATTTCCAAGGGCATATCATCAACTCAGGAAAATCGACCTCGAACAGCCGATTTTCTGAGCATTACATCACTTATCAAATCGCTCAAAAATTAGGGAAATTGATTGAAAATGCGGGAGGACAGGTCGTTTATACGCGAAACGCACAAGACTATTGGCGGTTTGGATCAAGCACAACTGAAGACAACAAATCCCGCGCGCTTTTGGCCAATGTGCTTAAAGCAGATGCCTACATTTCCATTCATTGCGATTGGAACCCGAAGCGAAAAATGAGAGGCGTCACCACATATTACAAGACGGAACAATCGCGGAAACTTGCAGAAAATGTTCAAAAAAAACTAGTTGGAAACTTAAAAGCGTTTAATCGAAAAACAAAAAAGGACAGTTATACTGTGTTGGATGTGGCCACCATGCCGGCCATCCTGGTGGAATCAGGATTTCTCAGCAATCCCTCCGAAGCGAAAAAGTTAATCACAGCCAATTATCAAAAGAAAGTAGCCGAAGCCATTCATCAGGGGTTAAGCAACACTTTCGCGAACGAGGTCGGCTATCATTGA